In Leishmania braziliensis MHOM/BR/75/M2904 complete genome, chromosome 14, the sequence AGCTTCATGTGAGGGATATGTGCATGGGTGCCCAGCCACGCACGTGTGCCGTGGGCCATTGTAGTCTTCtactctttctcccccccctctctctctctcatcttGCTGTCTTCACCCACCAGTGTGTACATACGTAGAAGCGAATGAAAAAAATTGAAAACCAATAGCCAAagcacacctacacacacacatctacAGCGTTGACGTGtcactccccctctttctgtctcctcctttctctcacCCACGTCCCTTTCCGACAGGCCACTTCCTACTCGCTCTTCCCGTTCCAGcggcagccccccctccctccgcaacaacaacaaaaagaaaggagagcagaAAGCAGAATATACACGAGCATCAACAGTGACGATAACAATACTCTCTCACGGGTGGgttgcgtctctctctctctccactcctcattttttctccttttccttgcccctccctctctctctccgtcctcCTTCTTGCTCTCCTGAAGGGGCTTCGCCGTGTgtctctcggcttcctctctcccaaTTTTCCTTGTTCGCACAATTTTCTTTCCTGACGTTGGGACTGCTGGCCatccacccaccaccacccactaTCCCTGTGCCTCTCCATAGtgtccccccttttttctttttttttttttctggtcTTGTTTCGGCATCGTTGACTCGCGTGTTGTGCTTCGTTATATTTGCTGCctcgtctttttttttcttctgctttgGCTCACACGTTTGTACGTTTTCTGTGGACGTTTTCCCTCTCGGTTTCCCCTGTGCCCTTTGTGTGCTgccagtgcgtgtgcgtgtgtgtgtaagtgTGTTGGCAAAGGCCTCGACAGCGCTCTTGGGCTTGATTGTTTCCCTCTGTCTTTCTCAAGTAAATattgcctcctccctccccttttttcccctctctttctcccttctacCCCTTCTACCCTTTTTCGACCTTCCTTCACTAGAGAGCACGACGAGAAGGTCAACGAGAGTCCGAGGCTGAGGccgaaacaaaaaaaagaggaaggaaggagggcgTGGTATAGCTTCACGTCCACATCATCTCGCCTCTTCAAAGATACCCACAAACACACCAcacattctctctctccctgtgtgggtgtttatatgcccccccccctcccggGTTGCAGTCGGTGCACGTTCCTGGCGTAAGTCGCGCTCAAAAGCACGGCGACGATCACCACCACACCGAATACCTAAGAAATTCGACCGCGGGTAAATACAGCAGCGAGCCGACCAACCAGGCGTTGTTGGACAAAGGTGAAATAGATTGAGTTTCAAGGGGCGTAGTGGCGCTGATTTAGAGATCACTGCCAcggggcagcagcgaaggaagaggaTGAGCTCTAATCAAACGGCCGCAGCGTCTCTGGGGAGCGGTGCGTACACCGCTAGCAAGCGCTCTGCTCGAAACGTGTTACCAGCGAGATCCGCCGCAACGACTTCTACCGTTACTGACGGCCTGACTTTTAAggggggtggcgcggcggccaGCCAAACGTCGACCACCACCCGACCCTCGTACCCTGATGGTGCTACCGCGAACGGCACCAGCCActaccaccacagcagcggggTCGAGGACAACGTCAACACCGCTAACGGCAGCAGGGATGAGCCGAAGAGCAAtactggcagcagcacctccggcagtgctgctgcgaccaCCGAGTCTGTCATTGAGGAACTCAAGGCTCTCGCCAAGTCGATGCTGGAGGCGACGAACGCGGCACGGCGCCGCACAAGCTCGATCGAGCAGCGAAACTCATACGAGGCTCTCATGCACGCCATTGAGAACCGCGTGAATGCCGATGCAAGCACCACCACTAGTAACGAGGATAAAGACGCGACCGCTTTCACCGGCGGCTACACAGGAGCACCCACGACGGTGGCCGCCGCGCCCAAGCACGTTGATCCCATTTCGCCTAACGGCGTTTCACAATTGGAGCGACTCTCGGGACATCTCATGGAGCAGCTGACCGACATTCCAGCCGCGCTATCGCCCGGGAGCGGTGTgaagcagcagtcgcagcaaCTCCCACCGACACAGCTAAAAAAATTCGGAAAGGAAGAGTTGGCGGCGGGAGCAGTGAAGACGGACGCGACCGTGCGCGGCAAGCAGGAGCCTGCGGTGTCCTCACAGCAGAAGCAACATCTGCAGCGTCAGCGTGCGGATGTGAAGCACCacgccgaggtggaggaagtcggcgcggaggaggcgaatGAAGAGGGTCCAGACGAAGACAACGGTGCGCAGGTGCAGTCTTTGGCAGTGTTGCGCTCGCAACCGCCAATAATGCGACGCCGTACTCCCACTACGGCACTCGAGGcagacgaggacgaggaggatgatgacggtgctgcttACGACGGAGTCAAGACCCAGGTGCTCTTCAAACCGGTCAATCGTGCCGCGTACCGCGAGGTGGTGGCCTCGACCTGGAAACCGGAGGGCTTGACTCGCCGCATCAGTGCCACCGGTAGTGGCGGTCGGCAGCACCACAATAGCAACAGAAGCCGCAGTGCAAGTGAGCTCAAGGACAGTCCCCATCATCCAAACTCGGgtgacgacgatgatgagGCGATTATGACGGTGGCGACTCGCAACAAGGCAGACAGGACGGCTGGGCAGAAGGCGGTGTCTATGAAGGTGTATCGTGTCCCCTCGTTCCCgtacggcggtggtgtgacGGAGAAGCAGGCTCGGCTCCTACAGCGACTGTTCGACGAGTGCATCCACAACGGCGAGCACCTCAGCTCCAACGCCACTGGACCTGTTCTCATTACGAAGCGTGATTTCGACTCGTGCAGGTACGATGAGGTCCCTGTGGCGAGCGCGCAGCGGGACATGACATCCTTCCAGCCAAGGTCGCCCTACGAGTTTGTTGTCGAGGTAGAGCGCGACGTTCTCTTCGACGCTGTCAAATCCCGCGAGGAGCGTCGCCATCGCTTTCGGCAGCTTGTGCGCGAAAACCGCGCGCCAGCCACGATGGGTACGTTTAACCTTCGCGTCATCATGGACCCATTCAAAACTGGCtttgaggaggagaaaaactTCCCAATCGTACCCGGAACCGTCATTGCTGGTCGCTACGAGATCATTCAGATGTTGGGCAAGGCTACCTTCAGTcgtgcggtgcgctgctACGATCTACAGGACCCGATCTACGACGATGAAGAGGACGATGGGGAGGAATACGAGAGCGATGTCGATGGCGACGATGAGCACGGTGACTCTGCCTTGCCGACAGATAAGGCCGAGGATGCGGCTTGCACAGACAAGACAGGTGCGACTACCTCCTCTTGCAAGGAGTTGGACGCCGCAACCACGACCAACACTAGTAAGCGACATCGCAAGGCTGACCCCACCGTGACGACCTCACGACTCGAGTGCGAGCGCAAGCGCAAGATCCTGGGCTACGGCCAAGTTTGTCTGAAGATTATCAACAATACGAAGGACTTCTTTGACCAGTCACTGGATGAGATACGGTTGTTGACACTACTGAACCGCCAGAAGGACCCCGATGATGCGC encodes:
- a CDS encoding putative protein kinase, producing the protein MSSNQTAAASLGSGAYTASKRSARNVLPARSAATTSTVTDGLTFKGGGAAASQTSTTTRPSYPDGATANGTSHYHHSSGVEDNVNTANGSRDEPKSNTGSSTSGSAAATTESVIEELKALAKSMLEATNAARRRTSSIEQRNSYEALMHAIENRVNADASTTTSNEDKDATAFTGGYTGAPTTVAAAPKHVDPISPNGVSQLERLSGHLMEQLTDIPAALSPGSGVKQQSQQLPPTQLKKFGKEELAAGAVKTDATVRGKQEPAVSSQQKQHLQRQRADVKHHAEVEEVGAEEANEEGPDEDNGAQVQSLAVLRSQPPIMRRRTPTTALEADEDEEDDDGAAYDGVKTQVLFKPVNRAAYREVVASTWKPEGLTRRISATGSGGRQHHNSNRSRSASELKDSPHHPNSGDDDDEAIMTVATRNKADRTAGQKAVSMKVYRVPSFPYGGGVTEKQARLLQRLFDECIHNGEHLSSNATGPVLITKRDFDSCRYDEVPVASAQRDMTSFQPRSPYEFVVEVERDVLFDAVKSREERRHRFRQLVRENRAPATMGTFNLRVIMDPFKTGFEEEKNFPIVPGTVIAGRYEIIQMLGKATFSRAVRCYDLQDPIYDDEEDDGEEYESDVDGDDEHGDSALPTDKAEDAACTDKTGATTSSCKELDAATTTNTSKRHRKADPTVTTSRLECERKRKILGYGQVCLKIINNTKDFFDQSLDEIRLLTLLNRQKDPDDAHIVRLIDAFYYKEHIMLVTELLRETLYDYGKYNREEEEEFYFTVPRLRLLTRQIVEALTYVHSLNLIHTDLKPENIMFVSYSRCIVKVIDFGSSCFLSDHLSSYIQSRSYRAPEVVLGCDYDGRIDVWSLGAILVEMVTGDVLFTSDTVPEMLARIVYVCGTPFPRRMLWEGRHTSDYINKFGCIYEYGGCSDGQRDHPEKGDTDDGEEPYCLYTPLPTMAPHTCASPRKSRAAATPLPPRTETAPYSVLREKLAAANMVDPEFIAFVEACLMLDHKKRPTSAELLEHPFIRDVKV